From Ferviditalea candida, one genomic window encodes:
- a CDS encoding PLP-dependent transferase: protein MRIESRLAQIGSQANGETGAVSFPVHHATAFRHPGLGQSTGFDYSRTKNPTRSVLEEAIAELESGDAGFACSSGMAALQTIFALFSQGDRLLVSLDLYGGTYRLLEQVMKRFGLETAYVDTNNIDELEANWRPNTKALLIETPTNPMMMITDLEKACSWAKRKGMLTIVDNTLLTPYFQRPIDCGADIVIHSASKYLGGHNDVLAGLIITKGQELSEKMAFLHNSIGAVLGPQDSWLLMRGMKTLALRMERHQQNALAVAAYLSGQPLVERVYYPGLPSHPDYELQRKQSSGNTGIFSFQLTDSRYVEPILRSIRLIAFAESLGGVESLMTYPAVQTHADIPEEIRRKVGLNDRLLRLSTGIEHADDLIADLEQAFEYARREVG, encoded by the coding sequence ATGAGAATCGAAAGCCGCTTGGCGCAAATCGGATCGCAAGCGAATGGGGAAACCGGTGCAGTCAGCTTTCCCGTTCATCACGCAACTGCCTTTCGCCATCCCGGATTGGGGCAGAGCACGGGATTTGATTACTCCAGGACAAAGAACCCGACCCGAAGTGTTCTGGAGGAGGCGATTGCCGAATTGGAATCCGGCGACGCCGGTTTTGCCTGCAGCTCCGGAATGGCGGCTTTGCAAACGATCTTTGCATTATTCAGCCAAGGGGATCGTCTGCTGGTTTCCCTTGATTTATATGGCGGGACATACCGCCTGCTGGAGCAAGTCATGAAGAGGTTCGGTTTGGAAACCGCTTACGTCGATACGAATAATATTGATGAATTGGAAGCGAATTGGCGGCCTAATACCAAGGCGCTGCTGATCGAAACCCCGACCAATCCGATGATGATGATCACCGATTTGGAGAAGGCGTGCAGCTGGGCCAAACGCAAAGGAATGCTTACGATCGTGGATAACACCCTGCTGACGCCGTATTTTCAGAGACCGATCGATTGCGGGGCGGATATTGTCATTCACAGCGCCTCGAAATATCTTGGAGGGCATAACGATGTGCTGGCCGGATTAATTATTACCAAGGGGCAGGAGCTGTCGGAAAAAATGGCGTTCCTGCACAATTCCATCGGAGCGGTGCTGGGCCCCCAGGACAGCTGGCTGCTCATGCGGGGTATGAAAACCTTGGCCCTGAGGATGGAACGCCATCAGCAAAACGCTCTGGCTGTGGCCGCATATTTGTCCGGCCAACCGCTCGTGGAGCGGGTTTACTATCCGGGCCTGCCGTCCCACCCGGATTATGAGCTGCAGCGGAAGCAATCGTCGGGCAATACCGGAATATTCTCCTTCCAGCTGACCGATTCCCGTTACGTTGAGCCGATTTTGCGCAGCATACGACTGATCGCTTTTGCTGAAAGTCTCGGAGGAGTAGAGTCGCTGATGACGTATCCCGCCGTACAAACGCATGCGGATATCCCCGAGGAGATCCGCCGGAAAGTCGGATTGAACGACCGGCTGCTTCGATTGTCAACGGGAATTGAGCACGCCGACGACCTGATCGCCGATCTGGAGCAGGCATTTGAGTATGCGCGGCGGGAAGTGGGCTGA
- the metA gene encoding homoserine O-acetyltransferase MetA: protein MPIKIPDHLPAKEILTRENIFIMDESRAYHQDIRPLKIVILNLMPTKETTETQLLRLLGNSPLQVEITLMHTKSHISKNTSAEHLEMFYKNYEDIKDQFFDGMIITGAPVELMEFEEVNYWEELKAIMDWTVDHVTSTFHICWAAQAGLYHHYGIPKYKLERKMFGVFPHRANKQNTNLLRGFDEVFHAPQSRHTEIRREDVEDVKELDILAESDESGVYIVCSANGKQIFVTGHSEYDPLTLKWEYDRDIDRGLDIELPKHYFPDDDPSKLPVVSWRAHANLLFSNWLNYYVYQVTPYEWGLTPLNVNA, encoded by the coding sequence ATGCCGATTAAAATTCCCGATCATCTTCCCGCTAAAGAAATTTTGACCCGGGAGAACATCTTTATAATGGATGAATCACGGGCTTATCATCAAGATATCCGCCCCTTGAAAATAGTCATTTTGAATTTGATGCCGACCAAGGAAACAACGGAAACGCAGCTTCTTCGCCTGTTGGGCAACAGTCCGCTGCAGGTGGAAATCACGCTGATGCATACGAAATCGCATATTTCCAAAAATACCTCTGCGGAACACTTGGAAATGTTCTATAAAAATTACGAGGATATTAAGGATCAATTCTTTGACGGGATGATCATCACCGGAGCTCCGGTTGAGCTTATGGAATTCGAAGAAGTCAATTATTGGGAAGAATTGAAGGCGATCATGGATTGGACCGTTGATCATGTGACGTCCACCTTCCACATTTGCTGGGCGGCTCAAGCCGGCTTGTACCATCATTACGGAATCCCGAAATACAAGCTGGAGCGAAAAATGTTCGGTGTTTTTCCGCACCGGGCGAATAAGCAAAATACGAACTTGCTGCGCGGTTTTGATGAAGTGTTCCATGCCCCGCAATCGCGCCATACGGAAATCCGCAGGGAGGATGTGGAAGACGTCAAGGAACTGGATATTTTGGCTGAATCCGATGAGTCCGGCGTTTACATCGTTTGCTCGGCCAATGGAAAGCAGATTTTCGTCACGGGCCATTCGGAATACGATCCCCTGACGCTCAAATGGGAATATGACCGAGATATTGACAGAGGCTTGGACATTGAACTTCCAAAGCACTATTTTCCCGATGATGATCCATCCAAGCTGCCAGTCGTCAGCTGGCGGGCTCATGCCAATCTTTTGTTCTCCAATTGGCTGAACTATTACGTATACCAGGTGACGCCGTATGAATGGGGTTTGACGCCGCTGAATGTGAACGCCTAG